The genomic window AACATGATTACCGATTTAGTGTTTTCAAAGCTAATCTCCTCCGTGCCAAGAAACACCAGATAATGGACCCTACCGCTGCCCATGGCGTCACTAAATTCTCTGATCTTACTCCCAAAGAATTCCGCCGCCAGCTCCTTGGATTGAAGCGGCGGCTTCGGTTGCCGACGGATGCTAACAAGGCGCCGATCCTTCCTACTGGCGATCTTCCTACTGATTTTGACTGGCGTGACCACGGTGCCGTTACTAGCGTCAAAGACCAGGTATCTTATCTTAATATCCTTTTTCCTGGCTTTTACTGTCAAGCATCATCGGACCAGTACTTTTCATGTCTGTCGAGCTTTTCGATATTTTATGTTGTGCTATGTGTTAAAAGATTGGGATTTCGATAGGGATCGTGTGGATCGTGCTGGTCGTTTAGTGCTACAGGGGCATTGGAAGGAGCTCATTACTTAGCAACAGGAGAGCTTGTAAGCTTGAGCGAGCAACAGCTTGTGGattgtgatcacgaggtttgacTTCCTTATTTTCATGCTCTTGATTCagtctttctttcatttataactaatattaatttttatggattATTAGCAGTAGTTGTGATTCTTGTAGTCGTACATGGTCTGGGAATTTGTCAAGTGCCTGGAAGACTACGAGTCTACgagggttttgatttttttaacatgaaaaatggattttcttttttaaaaaaagcttatTCATTTTCTATCAAAGGAAATACGAAAATTTAGTTACTGTGCTATGATTCCTCGTTATGGTGTCCTATTGGAACCGTTACAGTGTGATCCAGAAGAATATGGTGCCTGTGACTCGGGCTGCAGTGGTGGGCTGATGAACAATGCCTTTGAGTACGCACTGAAGGCCGGTGGTCTTGAACGTGAGAAGGACTATCCTTATACCGGAAATGATCGTGGTGCTTGCAAATTTGAGAAGAGCAAAGTCGCTGCATCGGTATCTAACTTCAGTGTTGTTTCCCTAGATGAAGATCAAATTGCTGCCAATCTGGTGAAGCATGGTCCACTCTCAGGTATCTAGCTACTTCTGGCTGTGGGTCCTAGGCATTGGCATCTTTTCTCTCAACAACTCCTGTTAAGATTTGTATTTTGCCTATTTTTATCGTGGGAGGGCTAATTATAAGGTTTTTTCTGCTTTCCACGGTGCAGTGGCTATCAATGCAGTTTTTATGCAGACATACATAGGTGGAGTTTCATGCCCATACATTTGCTCAAAGCACCAGGATCATGGGGTGCTGCTGGTGGGTTATGGAGCTGCTGGTTATGCTCCTATCCGGTTCAAGGAAAAGCCTTTCTGGATTATCAAGAACTCATGGGGAGAGAATTGGGGAGAGAATGGGTATTACAAGATCTGCAGGGCTCGCAACATATGTGGTGTGGATTCCATGGTTTCAACTGTCGCTGCTATTCACGCTACTGCCCAGTAGATTGCTGTGCCCTTTTAGCACATTGAATTAGTACTGTATTTTTAGACGGTGCTGCTTTTGTGTTATATGAAGTGTGATGTGTGTATTGTAACTCATGTAAATGACTAGAATAATATAAGCCCCCCCTCCCCCACCCCCCCAAAATTTATCTGGCAAAAGCTGTAATGATGAAGGTGGTGTTCCGTGTTCGTAATTTCATCAATCTATGCCAGGATTTACTGTTTAATGGTTGTGCATTGCTCAATCTTGTTGCTACTGATGATCAACAATGTAATTTCTTTTACTTGCCTTTTAAGtaaattcagaatataatttTCGGAATAATTTGGACGGATGCGTTCTCATGTGCTGATGACCTCCATTGTTTCCTGCAATTGATTTTAACCAGAAGCGTGTCGTGGGCACGTACTGTGAGGATTTGAAGCTTCAGAAAACATGATCTGATCCCAGTCCCCCACAGACACAATTACTGAAATCTAATAATATGCCAAGTGGCAAACGTACAAACAAGCGCATTTTGGCGATAGGAGAGGTTGATTGTCTCGATAAATATAGAAATCTGATCACGTTTGGTTCCAGCTCCTCATCTACAAAGTGAGTTCACTGTCAATTGTCAACACTGTTTGCTTTCTTTATCCTCACTGGACAATATTGCACAGCAGTACCCTAACAATCACTGGTGAAGAATACAATCAACTAACCGGCAAAATTCTAGAAGCTTGTACATCGACCGAAATCTCGGTTAAGCTTCTTATTTGCTAACTGGCAAAATTCTAGAAGCTTCATATATCGTTTTTCCTCTATAGTTTCCCTTGAACCTCAACAATCTACGCTCAGGGAATAGGCAGCCACGCCTGCCAGGCTTGTTTCAGCAACCACAAACACCGTGGAAATGGTTGTTCCTGACGAAAAGGTTCTTCTTCCGAACTTGGAATCACTTCCTCCGTTGGCTTTCTTCAACTCTTTGATCATATTCAAAAGAATCGCAAGTTTGCTATATATACTTCAATGTGTGATAAATTCAATTACCTATCTATGCCCTTGACTGCTCTATCCAGTAAACATATCATTCATCATCTTGACCAAGCGAAGCAAATGAAAATGGATAGAATTTGTATCCATCTCCCAcgtaaaatttgttttgaaactcCACCCAGTGAAGCCTCAAGGCATGAAGGAATGCACTTAGGGTTTCCATCACTAGGAGGACACCGACAGTTGCAAATATAAATACACACAATCCAATGCCGCGAGCAATGATGCTGTTGTACCTGCAGTCATTCACAGACAATTCATTATATTGCTTGATCAAATCTGAGAGATATCAAGTCACTTTCATCAAAAGCCAAAACATGGTCATGAGAACTCACCCCCATGCTAGAAGAAGGACCTTGTCATAGAATACACTCGATAGTTCTGAATGAGCCAGactgaaaatcacaaaaataaaaaaaaaactcattcaaaTTAAACAGTTAACTTTCTGTACTCGAATGAAAAACGCACCCCACATTCATCGTAAACAAGAGAAGTGTGTCAGGAAGGCATATAAACATAAGATCTTAACAATCCAATCAATATAACTTTGCATTTAGACCACGTAAAAGAGAaattatacaatatactaaaaggaaTAATGCTCATGTTACTATTTACAGagacacaaaacactgtggTTTGAAGCAGTATAATGATAGAGCTGCCCTTGCCACACAGAGTTGGAAAGACTGCAGGGGGAGGGTGGGGTTATCTTTTCACTAGAATGCATATGGCATTGAAGGGATAGTTTGGGAGAAAATAGTCAGCTCCAGTTTTGGTAGGGCTGCAGGCCCCAGACTGCAGACACCTGGCGTTGTGGCTGGCAAGCCCTGGGCGCCAGCACGCCAGGCTACAAACACATGGTGTTGGGGCTGCCCTGGGCGCTAGCCTTAGCCTTGGGTCCTGTGTGTTGGGTCCGGCGTCAGGATccatttgtattataaatattattatttttattataattcaaagtattaatataaaaaatattattatttgtgctataaatattattatttttattatgattctcTTGGGTGCTCCAGACGCAGAACCAATTGGCCTTGGATCTTGCGTCTGAACCCAATTCTGTTGGGTCCGGCGCCAGGACCCAATGCTCTTGGGTCCTTCGTCAAGACCCATTTCGCTTGGGTTCTCACCAGGACCCAATGCTCTTGCCTTGCATCAGGACCCAATCATCTTGGGTCATTTGTCAGGACCCAATGTTCTTGAGTCTtgggtttctaaatataattatttatgttataaatattattatttttattataattgaaagtattaatattaaaaatagtattatttgtattataattaataaatttgaaaaattattattagtattatcattaataaatttaaaaaatactattattaccattgaagaaaaatcatcatttttttatgagattaaaaaatataagaatttaggcaaataagttaaatattattgttaggtatggtgttgcagccagactcGACACTCTTGGGTCCGGCGTTACAGCTAGACCCAACACTCATaaatgttagattttttttatattttttatgaaaataaaaagttggcCCGCGGCATAGCGGGCCACCTAACTAGTGACAGCTACATTTTGACGAGCAATCACAAGCAAGCATTCAAATAAGGGTGGGAATTTATTTAGCTTGAAAATATAGATCTCAAGTAATTACTAGAAGAACCAACCTGAGGGCCCATAAACGTAAATATGAAGCTGTATTCGACACTGCTCCAAGAACAAACTCTATGGTATGTATAAGTTGGTGAACAAACACCTCGCTGAACTCAAATTCCTCATGGTTATGGGAAACAGAATGCGGCTCAATTTCAGGAGGGTAGTCATTGCTGTCCAGCCGTGCATAGGACTGACCTTGGAACCTCTGAACAATGCATTTAGGAATGATAGAggttaacaattatttttacaaatgaGCAATAACAATGAATGcatttgggaaaaaaatgagCATACTTCCTCATGTCGTTTCTTCAACAGAAAAGGCTTTGGAAACATCATCCATGGGACAGCAGCAAGGGCTGATAGGAGCAACAAGATCTGATGGTGAAACATGTTAGCTGGCTTCATTTTCTTAAACCACAAGGGAGAATTTCCACACAATCACTATAATATATTATACCTGAAAAAATTTCTGGCCGATAAAAAGCTGATTGTCATCCAAATCATCAGTGGGACTTAGAAACATGTATATCATCACATGGTATAGATCAGCTTGTGAACCGGTGCACCACTTCACAATTATGAGGAGTGAAAGGTAACCAAACAAGCTGTTTAAGAAAATCATCTGGGGCACGAATTGGTACCTAAAACAATGCAACTGTCGCTAGTTAAttctgaaaatgaaaataagaaaaagaagaaacaagcaGTGAAAAGCAAAAGATATATATCTAAATGCTTCCAAGGTCCCATCTCTCCACTGTAGCAGATAAGGACGGTCATGTTTATAGGATTAAATACTCTAAAACATTAAACTTGAACGTTCATGAAAGAACAATAACTTAAAACCATCATTATGCTGTTATTCCATAAGGGCATGCTGTAACATAATATTTGAAACAATGCATTGCATGCAGGAATAAAGTCTATAGCTCACCAGATGTTTATGTTATCTCCAAAGAACTTTGCATTGAAGTAGCTCATTATAATCCCAAGATTCATCTGGGCCACtccaaataaaattgacatcttcatcttcattgaGTTAAGAAAAGGTAACTCGCTCCGGCTACCATGCCATTTGGGATCCAAACCAAATGGATACGTAGCATGGACCTTAACTAGACCAGCAGTATAAGCATCCCTACAATGCAAATAAAGCATAAATCATTTACAGGTAAAGTTGAACCACTCGTGCACATGTAAAGTTGTACTGGTTAATACCTGCAAGACTGGTCACGACAGCCATACGCAGAGGGCCCAAACAGTTCAAATGGAACCGAAAAGAATTCATTGTATATCAACCCCGTGTAGATTGAAAAAATTCCCATCATCATTATCACATAACGACCACTGAAAGCCATTTCCATAATGTCTCCAAGCTTCTGTTGTTTGCAAAAGGAAGTAAGCCAAAGCATGCGACAATTAAGAGGAAGACAGTGCTTGCTAAGACAAACCAACGAGCTGTATCACAATTACCTGACTGGAAAGTTTCTTTTCCCTGATAATAAGATATAATGTTGCCAACAGCAAGCAAATACCATGGCCCCAATCACCAAACATTACAGCAAAAAGGAAAGGGAATGTGACAATTGTGTATACACTAGGATTTGCTTCCTGGTACTTGGCAACcctgaaaaattattttgtcaGCTAACACCTCTATTTCATCTTTGAAATAGTCAACGAGAACAGTCAATGGGGCAAATTAAATGATGCATGGATTACAGGTTGTGGAATGGGAGGAATGTCTAAGCCAAATGTATCCACTCATTATGCAACATGCAAGGACAAGAGAAGACCTATCCCTAAACTGTTTACACATATAAATTGACCAGCATTGAATTATTGGGACTGACATCCTGCAAAGACAGATAATATCAACTAAATATACTTCGGTCAACCACTACATATCACCTGGAACATACTAACAACAATCAGACACTAGTTTTCTATCTCTCAAACGCCATAATTTCTGTGTTCGAACAAATAATTTACTTAAAGAAACTGTAAGTTCTGCCAATGCCTAACATGGTTGTCACATACTGGTATTACCAGTCCGATCTTAAAGGCATCTGAAAACTTCTAAAGTTATGCTAGAACCATATAGCCAATTATCCTCccaaaaattactttaaaaaatttcagaCTCTTTGTATTGTTTGCATGGCATAAGTAACTCACCCGTACGCATCTACAATTTCTTGAAAAGCAGAAGTAAATTTGTTTGTTTGGAAAAAGGTAGGTGGTGATTCCTTTGTCTGCAAAACATGGAATATGGCTCCAATTTGTGAGTTGCTGTCTAAAGTCGCTCGCCTTAATCCATTTTGTATCTGCAGAGATACAACGATGAGACAATTTAAA from Populus trichocarpa isolate Nisqually-1 chromosome 5, P.trichocarpa_v4.1, whole genome shotgun sequence includes these protein-coding regions:
- the LOC7493938 gene encoding cysteine proteinase 15A — encoded protein: MERLPLLFLLLLTALSSTLASTVSSSDLDDPLIRQVVSEGEDHLLNAEHHFTTFKSKFGKNYATQEEHDYRFSVFKANLLRAKKHQIMDPTAAHGVTKFSDLTPKEFRRQLLGLKRRLRLPTDANKAPILPTGDLPTDFDWRDHGAVTSVKDQGSCGSCWSFSATGALEGAHYLATGELVSLSEQQLVDCDHECDPEEYGACDSGCSGGLMNNAFEYALKAGGLEREKDYPYTGNDRGACKFEKSKVAASVSNFSVVSLDEDQIAANLVKHGPLSVAINAVFMQTYIGGVSCPYICSKHQDHGVLLVGYGAAGYAPIRFKEKPFWIIKNSWGENWGENGYYKICRARNICGVDSMVSTVAAIHATAQ
- the LOC7477645 gene encoding V-type proton ATPase subunit a2, coding for MGDGSSGPTMDLMRSEPMQLVQLIIPIESAYRTISYLGDLGLFQFNDLNAEKSPFQRTYAAQIKRCAEMARKLRFFKEQMRKAGLSPSTKSLRSGDIDLDHLEVTLGELESELIEINSNNEMLQHTYNELSEYKLVLQKAGELFHSAQSIVAAQQGELELYNTTEQSVERSLLLEQEMTMDPSKQVKLGYISGLVAREKSMAFERILFRATRGNVFLKQTVLENAVVDPVSGDEVEKNVFVVFYSGERAKNKILKLCEGFGANRYPFTEDLNKQFQIISQVSGRLAELKTTIDAGLAHRSNLLQTIGFEFEQWNFLVKKEKSIYHILNMLNMDVTKKCLVAEGWCPVFAKDQIQNGLRRATLDSNSQIGAIFHVLQTKESPPTFFQTNKFTSAFQEIVDAYGVAKYQEANPSVYTIVTFPFLFAVMFGDWGHGICLLLATLYLIIREKKLSSQKLGDIMEMAFSGRYVIMMMGIFSIYTGLIYNEFFSVPFELFGPSAYGCRDQSCRDAYTAGLVKVHATYPFGLDPKWHGSRSELPFLNSMKMKMSILFGVAQMNLGIIMSYFNAKFFGDNINIWYQFVPQMIFLNSLFGYLSLLIIVKWCTGSQADLYHVMIYMFLSPTDDLDDNQLFIGQKFFQILLLLSALAAVPWMMFPKPFLLKKRHEERFQGQSYARLDSNDYPPEIEPHSVSHNHEEFEFSEVFVHQLIHTIEFVLGAVSNTASYLRLWALSLAHSELSSVFYDKVLLLAWGYNSIIARGIGLCVFIFATVGVLLVMETLSAFLHALRLHWVEFQNKFYVGDGYKFYPFSFASLGQDDE